The Flavobacteriales bacterium genome has a segment encoding these proteins:
- a CDS encoding DUF2828 family protein, translating to MKLKSYLNNTKSNKRPVRKTARKTTRKNALVSALSADANITKTENGAKTFKSTNSKVLDLFSRGGAMRAASETEIVNAVSAAWEEDSLLTLKTLFYLRNVRGTGQGERRFFRVATNWLAKNFRPVMVKNLKLISEFGRWDDVVALVDTPLKNEVIKLINTQLRKDIEKYDEGNYSDLSLMAKWLKSENASSKETKRLARTVREGLDLSPKSYRKILSTLREKLNVVERDMTANNWKGINYQAVPSRAGHIYSKAFRKHDEVGYQNFLDSVQKGEAKINASTLYPYDLVHKAMRGNDATVDAQWKALPDYCDGSDKNILTMVDVSGSMTWTAVGGSIYPIHVALSMGIYFGERIKGAFNNMFMTFSTRPTIQKISGSTLQTKIRNLCGSGFCGSTNIQAAFDILLNTAIKNDVPQSDMPSTLIIFSDMAFNQCTTNNTSTNYESIKRKYRDAGYEKPHLVFWNIQARNQESPVTENENGVTLVSGFSPSIFKYITSGVLKTPYENMMDILNDPIFDKVKV from the coding sequence ATGAAACTAAAATCATACCTAAATAATACAAAGTCCAACAAAAGACCAGTAAGAAAAACTGCGAGGAAGACCACAAGAAAAAATGCATTAGTGTCTGCATTATCAGCAGATGCAAATATTACTAAAACTGAGAATGGTGCAAAGACATTCAAGTCCACCAATTCAAAGGTTCTTGATTTATTCTCCCGTGGTGGAGCGATGAGGGCTGCTTCTGAAACTGAGATTGTTAATGCAGTATCAGCGGCATGGGAAGAGGATTCTCTACTTACCCTGAAAACTTTGTTTTACCTGCGTAATGTTCGTGGAACAGGACAAGGTGAGCGTAGGTTTTTCAGAGTGGCTACTAATTGGCTTGCTAAAAACTTCAGACCAGTGATGGTTAAGAACCTGAAGCTAATCTCCGAATTTGGAAGATGGGATGATGTAGTTGCTTTGGTCGATACCCCTTTGAAAAACGAGGTTATCAAATTAATCAACACTCAACTTCGTAAGGATATTGAAAAATATGACGAAGGTAATTATAGTGATCTTTCACTGATGGCAAAGTGGTTGAAGTCTGAAAATGCATCATCTAAGGAAACTAAAAGGTTAGCTAGAACTGTTCGTGAAGGATTAGATCTATCTCCAAAAAGTTATAGAAAAATCCTATCGACACTGAGAGAAAAGCTTAATGTTGTTGAAAGAGATATGACTGCCAATAACTGGAAGGGTATTAATTATCAGGCCGTTCCATCTCGTGCAGGTCACATTTATTCAAAAGCATTCAGAAAGCACGATGAGGTTGGATATCAAAACTTCTTGGATTCTGTTCAAAAGGGTGAAGCTAAAATTAATGCTTCTACACTGTATCCTTATGATCTTGTTCACAAAGCAATGAGAGGGAATGATGCAACTGTTGATGCCCAATGGAAAGCACTGCCTGATTATTGTGATGGATCAGATAAAAATATCTTAACTATGGTTGATGTGTCTGGTTCTATGACGTGGACTGCGGTTGGAGGATCTATTTATCCAATTCATGTGGCACTTTCAATGGGTATTTACTTCGGCGAAAGAATTAAGGGTGCATTCAATAATATGTTTATGACTTTCTCTACACGGCCAACGATTCAAAAAATCTCTGGATCTACCTTGCAAACAAAGATTCGTAATTTATGTGGATCGGGTTTTTGTGGAAGTACAAACATTCAAGCGGCATTTGATATACTTTTAAATACAGCTATTAAAAACGACGTTCCACAGTCTGATATGCCTTCGACATTGATAATTTTCAGTGATATGGCGTTTAACCAGTGTACAACTAATAATACCTCTACGAACTATGAGTCTATTAAAAGAAAATACAGAGACGCTGGATATGAAAAACCACATTTAGTATTCTGGAATATTCAAGCTAGGAATCAAGAATCTCCCGTTACTGAAAATGAGAACGGAGTTACATTGGTTAGTGGGTTTTCTCCGTCTATTTTTAAGTATATTACTTCAGGGGTATTAAAAACACCCTATGAGAATATGATGGATATCCTCAATGATCCAATATTTGACAAAGTAAAAGTTTAA